A region from the Stygiolobus caldivivus genome encodes:
- the bluB gene encoding 5,6-dimethylbenzimidazole synthase yields the protein MDLYEAIKKRRDVRSYYIKDKPIPDEVLAKILLAAHLAPSVGYSQPWNFIIIKDVEKRSKIKELVQIERENFRKKLDEERKRIFDNIKIEAILDTPINLAVTCDPKRFGPNVLGRTTMPELCQYSTVLAIENLWLAATAEGIGVGWVSFFKKDDVKKILSIPEHVDLVAYLTLGYVNKFPEKPELEEKGWLTRVPLEELVYEDFFGNRPEEKLITALKNVKF from the coding sequence ATGGATTTATATGAAGCCATAAAGAAAAGGAGGGACGTCAGGAGCTATTACATAAAGGATAAACCAATACCTGATGAAGTTCTGGCTAAGATTTTACTTGCAGCTCATTTAGCTCCTTCAGTTGGTTACTCTCAACCGTGGAATTTCATTATTATAAAAGATGTAGAAAAAAGATCGAAAATTAAGGAACTAGTACAAATAGAAAGAGAGAATTTTAGAAAAAAACTGGATGAAGAAAGAAAGAGAATATTTGATAACATTAAAATAGAGGCTATACTTGATACGCCGATAAATTTAGCTGTAACTTGTGATCCTAAACGTTTCGGTCCCAATGTACTTGGTAGAACTACAATGCCCGAACTTTGTCAGTATAGCACGGTCTTAGCCATAGAAAACCTTTGGCTAGCCGCAACAGCGGAAGGAATAGGTGTAGGATGGGTAAGTTTCTTTAAGAAAGATGATGTTAAAAAAATCCTTTCAATACCTGAACATGTTGATCTTGTAGCATATCTTACACTAGGTTATGTTAATAAGTTCCCTGAAAAACCAGAGCTGGAAGAGAAAGGATGGCTAACCAGAGTACCTTTAGAGGAATTAGTCTATGAAGACTTTTTCGGTAATAGACCGGAAGAGAAGTTGATCACTGCTTTAAAAAATGTAAAATTTTAG
- a CDS encoding CAP domain-containing protein, which yields MDTETSLSKYLVNYLNELRTKNRIPPVNYANTGYSKFKAKYMLKDKFYGHYDRKGLIPPYYYNMLNQYHYMEENLCYISSEGGIGFFSRDEAVNRAKHCIYDMIYEDGDSGWGHRDSLLDPCHNYADIYVSYNANAIYLVVTMITAKIEWTQRPILRNGLITLRGNILGNVEPKSILIFHYEPNPDLVNKSYYTLGNPVAGVVPYPYKYPKLKTIRPLEWVFNKGISSIPRIHYSKSMANNISFSISFPFLFTRRGMYSILFTSILREPINWKPYTNKRKGECNLAIYTILI from the coding sequence ATGGATACGGAGACCAGCTTATCCAAATATTTAGTAAATTATCTGAATGAATTGAGAACGAAAAATAGGATCCCACCAGTAAATTATGCAAATACCGGTTATTCTAAGTTTAAAGCTAAATATATGTTAAAAGATAAATTCTACGGTCACTATGATAGAAAGGGACTTATACCTCCTTATTATTACAACATGCTAAACCAATACCACTATATGGAAGAAAACTTGTGTTACATAAGCTCTGAGGGAGGGATTGGGTTTTTTTCTCGGGACGAGGCAGTTAATAGGGCTAAGCATTGTATTTACGATATGATATATGAAGATGGAGATTCCGGATGGGGACACCGAGACTCTTTGCTGGATCCATGTCACAATTATGCAGACATTTACGTATCTTATAACGCCAATGCAATTTACTTGGTAGTGACTATGATTACTGCTAAGATTGAGTGGACACAAAGACCTATTCTTAGAAACGGGTTAATCACCCTAAGGGGGAATATACTAGGGAATGTAGAGCCCAAATCAATTCTAATCTTTCATTATGAGCCCAATCCCGATTTAGTAAACAAAAGTTATTATACGCTTGGAAATCCTGTAGCCGGAGTCGTACCGTATCCGTACAAATACCCTAAGCTAAAAACTATAAGGCCATTAGAGTGGGTATTTAATAAAGGAATAAGCTCAATCCCACGTATACATTATTCTAAATCTATGGCTAATAATATTTCTTTCTCTATAAGTTTTCCCTTTCTCTTTACTAGAAGGGGAATGTACTCAATACTTTTTACAAGTATATTGAGAGAACCTATTAATTGGAAACCATATACGAACAAGAGAAAAGGAGAGTGTAACCTCGCTATTTATACTATTTTAATATGA
- a CDS encoding 3-isopropylmalate dehydratase large subunit, giving the protein MSQTLTEKILSRAAGKAVSPADVTEINVDIAAFHDLTGYHVIEVMEKAGMLKVFDKGKIVIAFDHLAPPPDVRSAEIQDQIRHFVKNLSIPNFHDINVGILHQILLEKYANPGYVIVAADSHTTTSGAVGAFAQGLGASDVAAAVITGKTWVVVPEPFKITLEGKPNKWINGKDVALKILGDFKADYFNGMSIEVFVKEPSAFPMDFRATVSNMGIEMNADALMFIPDSETVNYIKTMRGYEPQLVQPDSGAKYKDEYTIDLSKLEPLVAAPHSVDNVKAVGEVEGLEVDQVYIGSCTNGRLSDFEMAAKIMKGKRVKTRCIAIPASYDLFRKAMEAGYIDTLVQAGCVVTYGTCGPCLGGHFGVAGPGEVMVSTSSRNFKGRMGSPDSKVYLAGPAVAAATAVEGKITDPRRFS; this is encoded by the coding sequence ATGTCTCAAACATTAACCGAAAAAATCTTAAGTAGGGCTGCAGGTAAAGCTGTCTCTCCAGCTGACGTTACCGAAATTAACGTAGACATCGCAGCATTCCACGACTTAACTGGGTATCACGTGATAGAAGTAATGGAAAAAGCGGGTATGTTAAAGGTATTTGATAAAGGAAAAATAGTTATAGCGTTTGATCATTTGGCACCGCCACCAGATGTCAGGAGTGCAGAAATTCAGGATCAGATCAGGCATTTTGTAAAGAACCTTTCCATCCCAAATTTCCACGACATAAATGTAGGTATATTACACCAAATACTTTTAGAAAAATATGCAAATCCCGGCTACGTCATAGTGGCAGCAGATAGCCACACTACTACTTCGGGTGCTGTAGGTGCCTTTGCACAAGGGTTAGGTGCAAGCGATGTTGCGGCAGCAGTAATTACGGGTAAGACGTGGGTAGTGGTACCTGAACCGTTTAAGATAACGTTAGAAGGGAAACCTAATAAGTGGATAAACGGAAAAGACGTAGCCTTAAAGATACTAGGTGACTTTAAAGCGGATTACTTTAACGGTATGTCTATAGAGGTCTTTGTAAAAGAACCTTCAGCTTTTCCTATGGACTTCAGGGCTACAGTATCTAATATGGGGATAGAGATGAATGCCGACGCGCTGATGTTCATACCTGATTCCGAAACGGTGAATTACATTAAAACAATGAGAGGATACGAACCTCAGTTAGTACAACCCGATAGCGGAGCTAAGTATAAAGACGAGTACACGATAGACCTATCTAAGTTAGAACCTTTAGTAGCTGCGCCGCACAGCGTAGATAACGTCAAAGCCGTAGGTGAAGTTGAAGGGCTTGAGGTTGACCAAGTGTATATAGGTTCATGTACTAATGGTAGGCTAAGTGATTTCGAGATGGCAGCTAAGATAATGAAGGGTAAAAGGGTAAAGACTAGGTGTATTGCTATCCCCGCCTCTTACGATTTATTTAGGAAGGCAATGGAAGCGGGGTATATCGATACCTTAGTTCAAGCGGGGTGTGTAGTGACATACGGTACGTGCGGTCCGTGTCTGGGAGGTCATTTTGGTGTAGCAGGTCCAGGTGAGGTCATGGTTTCGACGAGCTCTAGGAACTTTAAAGGAAGAATGGGGAGTCCAGACTCAAAAGTATACTTAGCAGGACCAGCTGTTGCAGCAGCTACGGCAGTTGAGGGTAAAATTACCGACCCGAGGCGGTTCTCATGA
- a CDS encoding pyridoxal-phosphate-dependent aminotransferase family protein produces MHVGPVDIYEEVLYAGLKNNVGFTSEEFVNAFQSSLKRVRYLFQADQTYQPFIIPGGGTSAMESVTSFLSRGDKVLVVTNGVFGDRWLNIFKKYPVEVDCLKADAGDYVGIESIREKVKQKHYKLITFTHVETSTGVRHPIKESVEEIRDYVDIIVVDGVSSVGAEEVKAKDWNVDIYLTASQKAIGAPPGLGLLVVSENAMKNLKGENIAGYYLDLNNWLPVMRGMEEGKSAYFSTLPVHTVFMLNEALKLVQDEGIENRIKRHEKVAGAIRAGIEGMGLNVVAKKPEAYSNTVTGVMLKKVKAQDVLAEIVKEGVELAPGVHPSLQGKYIRIGHMGWVTPNDAVVTISALERTLKRLGEDIKIGEGVKATQSYLS; encoded by the coding sequence ATGCACGTAGGTCCTGTAGACATTTATGAAGAAGTACTATATGCAGGACTGAAAAATAATGTAGGTTTTACATCGGAAGAATTCGTTAATGCATTCCAAAGTTCTCTAAAACGAGTCAGATATCTGTTCCAAGCTGACCAGACATACCAACCGTTCATTATACCAGGCGGCGGGACTTCGGCAATGGAGAGCGTAACTTCGTTTCTATCTAGAGGAGATAAAGTCCTAGTAGTTACTAACGGAGTATTTGGCGATAGATGGCTCAATATTTTCAAAAAATATCCAGTAGAAGTTGACTGCCTAAAGGCTGATGCAGGGGATTACGTTGGAATAGAGTCTATTAGAGAAAAGGTCAAGCAAAAACATTATAAACTAATCACGTTCACACATGTAGAGACGAGCACTGGAGTAAGGCACCCTATAAAAGAAAGTGTAGAAGAGATTAGAGATTATGTAGATATAATAGTAGTCGACGGGGTATCAAGTGTAGGTGCTGAAGAAGTGAAGGCAAAAGACTGGAATGTAGATATTTACCTGACCGCAAGCCAAAAAGCCATAGGAGCACCCCCGGGACTGGGACTACTGGTAGTTTCTGAAAACGCTATGAAGAATTTAAAAGGAGAAAACATCGCTGGGTATTATCTCGACCTCAATAACTGGCTACCAGTAATGAGAGGAATGGAAGAGGGTAAATCAGCTTATTTCTCGACATTACCAGTCCATACGGTGTTCATGCTAAACGAGGCTTTAAAACTGGTACAGGATGAAGGGATAGAAAACAGAATTAAAAGACATGAAAAAGTAGCCGGAGCCATAAGGGCAGGCATAGAAGGGATGGGGCTTAATGTAGTAGCTAAAAAGCCTGAGGCTTATAGTAATACGGTTACAGGCGTAATGCTTAAGAAAGTTAAAGCCCAAGACGTATTAGCCGAAATAGTTAAAGAAGGTGTGGAATTAGCTCCTGGTGTTCACCCTTCACTGCAAGGAAAATATATTAGAATAGGCCACATGGGATGGGTTACACCAAATGATGCTGTCGTGACTATCTCTGCCCTAGAGAGAACACTTAAACGCCTAGGAGAGGACATTAAGATCGGCGAAGGAGTTAAGGCTACACAATCTTATTTATCATAA
- a CDS encoding beta-CASP ribonuclease aCPSF1, with amino-acid sequence MSSVRLNIISAIYGNLPKEAQITKIEFEGPEIAVYVKNPSILADKGEIVKKIAKDIKKRIVIKADEKARKDKKETEEIIKNIVPKEAEIVNIKFDDELGEVLIKAKKPGLVIGKGGTLQNKIFFETFWRPVIVREPPIKSRTIDSILTHIYNETEYHAKILKVFGERIHRELLFKERSVRVTALGGFYEVGRSAVLVETPESKILLDTGLNPSVTGGEKFFPRLDIDQVRLEDIDAVVITHAHLDHCGMVPLLFKYGYNGPVYTTAPTRDIMALMQLDALDVAEKEGRPVPYTAKEVRKELLHTITLDYEEVTDIAPDIKLTFYNAGHIIGSAMAHLHIGEGTHNIVYTGDFKYARTKLLDKANDEFLRVDTMIMETTYGAQEQEGREEAEEKLISIINNTLSKGGKVLIPVLAVGRGQEIMLVLNEAMKNKKIPQVPIYVTGLVDEITAIHNAYPEMLSREVREAILYKDENPFTSEFFHRIDGYREDIAQGEPSIILATSGMLNGGPAVEFFKTMAPDNRNAIVFVSYQAEGTLGRKIRDGVKEVQIIDRDGRVENIKIAMEVTHVEGFSGHSDRRQLLHYLRNLSAKPRNLVLNHGEPGAIESFRKQVDREKDKLGLRGTKIYTPQILDSLRVA; translated from the coding sequence GTGAGTTCAGTTAGGTTAAATATAATATCAGCAATATATGGGAACCTGCCTAAAGAAGCCCAAATAACCAAAATAGAATTTGAAGGACCCGAGATTGCAGTATATGTAAAGAACCCTTCTATCTTAGCAGATAAAGGAGAAATAGTAAAGAAGATAGCTAAAGATATAAAGAAAAGAATAGTAATAAAGGCAGATGAGAAAGCGAGAAAAGATAAGAAAGAAACTGAAGAAATAATTAAAAATATAGTACCCAAAGAAGCGGAAATTGTTAACATTAAATTCGATGACGAGCTAGGGGAAGTTCTAATTAAAGCTAAAAAACCGGGGCTTGTAATTGGTAAAGGCGGTACGCTCCAAAACAAGATCTTTTTCGAGACTTTCTGGAGGCCCGTAATAGTAAGAGAGCCCCCTATTAAATCAAGGACTATAGACAGTATTTTGACACATATTTATAACGAGACCGAATACCATGCAAAAATACTCAAAGTTTTCGGAGAAAGAATACATAGAGAGTTATTGTTCAAGGAAAGGTCGGTGAGAGTTACGGCCTTAGGTGGGTTCTATGAAGTAGGAAGGTCAGCTGTATTAGTGGAAACCCCAGAAAGTAAGATTTTACTGGATACCGGTTTAAATCCAAGTGTTACTGGAGGAGAAAAGTTCTTTCCCAGATTAGACATAGACCAAGTAAGATTAGAAGATATTGACGCAGTAGTAATAACACATGCCCATCTGGACCACTGTGGGATGGTTCCTTTACTCTTTAAATATGGTTATAATGGCCCGGTGTACACAACTGCACCTACAAGAGATATAATGGCATTAATGCAATTAGACGCCCTCGATGTAGCTGAAAAAGAAGGAAGACCAGTACCATACACTGCCAAAGAAGTTAGGAAAGAATTGTTACATACAATTACTCTTGACTATGAAGAAGTTACAGATATAGCTCCTGATATAAAACTTACGTTTTATAATGCTGGACATATAATAGGTTCTGCAATGGCTCATTTACATATAGGTGAAGGTACCCATAATATAGTCTATACTGGAGATTTTAAGTACGCTAGGACAAAGTTACTTGATAAAGCTAATGATGAGTTCCTAAGAGTAGATACTATGATTATGGAAACTACTTACGGTGCACAAGAGCAAGAAGGTAGAGAAGAGGCAGAGGAGAAGTTGATTAGTATTATAAATAATACTTTAAGTAAAGGAGGGAAAGTCCTAATACCGGTCTTAGCAGTAGGTCGTGGACAAGAAATTATGTTAGTATTGAATGAAGCAATGAAGAATAAGAAGATACCCCAAGTGCCTATTTATGTCACCGGTCTAGTCGACGAGATTACAGCTATTCACAACGCATATCCAGAGATGTTAAGTAGGGAAGTTAGAGAGGCTATACTCTACAAGGATGAAAACCCGTTTACCTCAGAGTTCTTCCACAGAATAGACGGCTACAGAGAAGATATTGCACAAGGGGAACCGAGCATTATTCTAGCTACATCGGGTATGCTAAATGGAGGACCTGCAGTAGAATTCTTTAAAACAATGGCACCTGACAACAGAAATGCGATAGTCTTCGTAAGTTATCAAGCAGAAGGAACTCTAGGTAGAAAAATTAGAGATGGTGTTAAGGAGGTACAAATAATAGACAGAGACGGAAGGGTAGAAAATATAAAAATAGCAATGGAAGTAACACATGTCGAAGGGTTTTCAGGGCACTCCGATAGGAGACAGCTACTTCATTACTTACGTAATTTAAGTGCAAAACCAAGGAATTTAGTGTTAAACCACGGTGAGCCAGGCGCTATAGAGTCATTCAGGAAGCAAGTTGATAGGGAGAAGGATAAGCTAGGACTAAGGGGGACTAAAATATATACCCCACAGATACTAGATAGTTTAAGGGTAGCTTAG
- the tatC gene encoding twin-arginine translocase subunit TatC — MSYQKETQDKELPLLDHIRELLTRLKRVIMILAFFFILYFTFGITFIQLGPYRVPIPYPSLYHSIAVLFVRDFIDREIPPGLKPITINTLDPIFSGLSVAAYLAIFSASPFIAREFWAFVAPGLYEHEKKFVRKTIIPAVLLFAAGSAFAYFIILPFMFLFVYRYDLALNIDPTLSFKSIVSTILLLMTATGVAFELPLVMAGMTKLGLVKPHTWLKNWRWGVMISFIIAWIISPGTTGGLIETTIGIILSGLYFAGTAVSYFIARKNNSKKVITT, encoded by the coding sequence ATGAGTTACCAGAAGGAAACCCAAGATAAAGAACTGCCTTTACTCGACCACATTAGGGAATTACTGACCAGACTAAAGAGGGTTATAATGATTTTGGCTTTTTTCTTCATTCTTTATTTCACTTTTGGGATAACCTTTATCCAGTTGGGTCCTTATCGGGTTCCAATCCCTTATCCTTCTTTATACCACAGTATCGCTGTGCTGTTTGTAAGGGATTTTATAGATAGAGAAATACCTCCCGGTCTTAAGCCTATAACAATTAACACCCTAGACCCAATATTTTCTGGGTTATCCGTAGCAGCATACTTAGCAATATTTTCAGCATCTCCTTTTATAGCTAGAGAATTTTGGGCTTTTGTTGCACCAGGTTTATATGAACATGAGAAGAAATTTGTCAGAAAAACAATAATTCCTGCTGTTCTCCTTTTCGCAGCTGGTTCTGCGTTCGCATATTTTATAATTTTACCTTTTATGTTCCTCTTTGTGTACAGATATGACTTAGCGTTAAATATAGACCCTACTCTCAGTTTTAAGTCAATAGTTTCAACAATATTACTTCTTATGACTGCTACTGGTGTAGCTTTTGAGCTCCCCTTAGTAATGGCGGGCATGACCAAGTTAGGCTTGGTAAAGCCCCATACATGGCTAAAGAACTGGAGATGGGGTGTAATGATCTCGTTTATAATAGCCTGGATCATTTCACCTGGGACTACCGGAGGGTTAATAGAGACTACTATAGGTATTATCCTCTCAGGATTATATTTTGCTGGGACTGCTGTATCTTATTTTATAGCTAGAAAGAATAATTCGAAAAAAGTGATTACTACTTAG
- a CDS encoding twin-arginine translocase TatA/TatE family subunit, with amino-acid sequence MGPVPNDIIILIVVAIILFFGATKIPEIFRSLGRATGEFKKGKMEAEMELMQMQQAQNQNIQPNQSSKEADLQKKIDELQKQLEDLKKEQKQQNS; translated from the coding sequence ATGGGGCCAGTTCCTAATGACATAATAATACTGATTGTGGTTGCTATAATACTGTTCTTCGGAGCTACTAAAATTCCTGAGATATTTAGGTCGTTAGGCCGAGCTACAGGCGAGTTCAAGAAGGGAAAAATGGAAGCAGAAATGGAGCTTATGCAAATGCAACAAGCTCAGAACCAAAACATACAACCTAATCAATCTTCTAAAGAGGCAGACCTTCAGAAGAAAATTGATGAGTTACAAAAACAGTTAGAAGATTTAAAAAAGGAGCAGAAGCAACAAAACAGCTAA
- a CDS encoding 3-isopropylmalate dehydratase small subunit: MIVEGKVLKFGDKIDTDIIIPARHLKYTDPQYLAQHAMEPLDPEFYKKASQGVILVAGKVFGMGSSREQAAIALKAAGVRAVIAESFARIFFRNAINNGLPVIILPDATKKINQDDYIKVNVETGEIVVNQNVVLKGKGITGMPLEILKSGGILSFLKSAKTTN; this comes from the coding sequence ATGATAGTTGAGGGGAAAGTCCTAAAGTTTGGTGATAAAATCGATACAGACATAATTATCCCCGCAAGGCACTTAAAGTACACTGATCCACAATACTTAGCACAACACGCTATGGAGCCTTTAGACCCTGAGTTTTATAAAAAAGCTTCTCAAGGTGTCATATTAGTAGCAGGAAAAGTATTCGGAATGGGTTCTTCAAGGGAACAAGCGGCTATTGCACTAAAGGCTGCCGGTGTGAGGGCTGTTATAGCTGAATCGTTTGCAAGGATATTCTTTAGGAACGCAATAAATAACGGGTTACCAGTAATAATTCTACCCGATGCTACGAAGAAGATAAACCAAGATGATTATATCAAAGTTAACGTAGAGACCGGAGAGATAGTTGTGAACCAGAATGTCGTATTAAAAGGTAAGGGTATTACCGGTATGCCCCTTGAAATATTGAAATCCGGAGGAATACTTTCATTCTTAAAATCCGCTAAAACTACAAACTAG
- a CDS encoding EVE domain-containing protein, with amino-acid sequence MAYWIIPVQEDFWEAILSINIYGYNKESIKQYVKKGDGLIFYVNKYYAKKYGGKFVGIYSVISDWYTDSTILFPEEKIKNRPIYIYRVKLEKIVVGECSSKDIIEKVHFIEDKYQFSKYLRNVPANLKRPIPLIDVQLIEQCLKESILL; translated from the coding sequence GTGGCTTACTGGATAATCCCAGTTCAGGAGGATTTTTGGGAAGCTATTCTTTCTATTAATATTTACGGTTATAACAAAGAAAGTATAAAGCAATATGTAAAGAAAGGAGACGGTCTTATATTTTACGTAAATAAATATTATGCTAAAAAATATGGCGGTAAGTTTGTGGGAATTTATTCGGTAATATCAGACTGGTATACAGACTCTACTATATTATTTCCTGAAGAAAAAATTAAGAATAGGCCCATCTATATTTATCGTGTAAAACTAGAAAAAATAGTTGTTGGAGAATGTTCATCAAAGGATATTATCGAGAAGGTCCATTTTATCGAAGATAAATATCAGTTCTCAAAATACCTTAGAAACGTACCGGCAAACCTTAAGAGACCTATACCGCTGATAGACGTCCAGCTTATAGAGCAGTGCCTGAAGGAATCTATCTTACTATAG